One region of Methanobrevibacter wolinii SH genomic DNA includes:
- a CDS encoding preprotein translocase subunit SecD, with amino-acid sequence MRKRNDPMEFLKDKRVMIFIACVIISILCIASFGIQEGLDLKGGSIIQLQLEHSVDKSTMDTVTKVLDKRLNLYGISDVKVRQSGNQQVVVEMAGATPEEVEKLIGHPGVFEAKIDNQTVITGSDISNVEMYQVTGQSWRVPFKLTTQGAKKFAAAAKGKSGHEVWMYLDGKPVDKNPPKLSADLASGEPATEIEVSGSGTDQKDANSKANDIYTVLKTGSLPVKISVIGSDTVSAELGQQFIEGTAIAAVLAILAISAIIFFRYRKPILVIPILVTTLSEVVIVLGIASIIHWNIDLAAIAGLMASVGTGVDDQIIIVDEVLAHKGSSNKKSRRRTRTQMNVKKAFFIIFASAGTLIAAMLPLSYIGFARGASGIGTISGFAFTTILGVLVGVFITRPAFAKFVEIFVK; translated from the coding sequence ATGAGGAAACGAAATGATCCTATGGAATTTTTAAAAGATAAACGTGTAATGATTTTTATTGCATGTGTTATAATTAGTATTCTATGTATTGCAAGTTTTGGAATTCAAGAAGGTCTTGACCTTAAAGGTGGATCTATTATTCAACTTCAATTAGAACATTCTGTTGATAAATCAACAATGGATACTGTTACTAAAGTCTTAGATAAACGTTTAAACTTATATGGTATTAGTGATGTTAAAGTAAGACAAAGTGGTAACCAACAAGTTGTTGTTGAAATGGCAGGAGCTACTCCAGAAGAGGTTGAGAAACTGATTGGTCACCCTGGTGTGTTTGAAGCAAAAATTGATAATCAAACAGTTATTACTGGTTCTGATATTAGTAATGTTGAAATGTATCAAGTTACTGGTCAATCTTGGAGAGTACCTTTCAAACTTACAACTCAAGGAGCTAAAAAATTTGCTGCTGCAGCAAAAGGTAAAAGTGGTCATGAAGTCTGGATGTATCTTGATGGTAAACCAGTAGATAAAAACCCACCAAAACTTTCTGCAGACCTTGCAAGTGGTGAACCTGCTACTGAAATTGAAGTAAGTGGTAGTGGTACTGATCAAAAAGATGCAAATTCTAAAGCAAATGATATTTACACTGTATTAAAAACTGGTTCATTACCAGTAAAAATTAGTGTTATTGGGTCTGATACTGTTTCAGCAGAATTAGGTCAACAATTTATTGAAGGTACTGCTATTGCAGCTGTTCTTGCAATTCTTGCTATTTCAGCTATTATCTTCTTCAGATATAGAAAACCTATATTGGTTATTCCAATTTTAGTAACAACATTATCTGAGGTTGTTATTGTTTTAGGTATAGCGTCAATTATACATTGGAACATAGATCTTGCAGCAATTGCAGGTTTAATGGCGAGTGTAGGTACTGGTGTAGACGATCAAATTATTATTGTTGATGAAGTTCTTGCTCATAAAGGAAGTTCTAATAAAAAATCTAGACGTAGAACAAGAACACAAATGAATGTTAAAAAAGCATTCTTTATTATATTTGCTTCTGCAGGTACTTTAATTGCAGCAATGTTACCTTTATCTTATATAGGATTTGCAAGAGGTGCTAGTGGTATTGGTACTATCTCTGGTTTTGCATTTACTACAATTTTAGGTGTACTTGTAGGTGTATTTATTACTCGTCCAGCATTTGCTAAATTCGTAGAAATATTTGTCAAATAG
- a CDS encoding adenylyltransferase/cytidyltransferase family protein encodes MTIVMATGTFDLLHPGHGLYLQKSKDIGGPNSKLVVVVARDSTVRARKRIPVVGENQRLEMVKMLKPVDEAYLGYEDDKFKIVKEIKPDIITIGADQDFDTSHLEKSLKKQGINAKVVKITDYHKAELDSSCKIIKKIKDSDFKDKRIENC; translated from the coding sequence ATGACTATAGTTATGGCAACAGGAACATTTGATTTATTACATCCAGGACATGGTTTATATCTTCAGAAATCAAAAGATATTGGTGGTCCTAATTCAAAACTTGTTGTAGTTGTAGCACGTGATTCAACAGTACGTGCTAGAAAAAGAATACCTGTTGTTGGTGAAAATCAACGTCTAGAAATGGTTAAAATGTTAAAACCTGTTGATGAAGCATATCTTGGTTATGAAGATGATAAATTTAAGATTGTTAAGGAGATTAAACCAGATATTATTACAATAGGTGCAGATCAAGATTTTGATACTAGTCATTTAGAAAAATCTCTAAAAAAACAAGGTATTAATGCAAAAGTTGTAAAAATAACAGATTATCATAAAGCAGAATTAGATAGTAGTTGTAAAATTATTAAAAAAATTAAAGATTCTGATTTTAAAGATAAAAGAATTGAGAATTGTTAA
- a CDS encoding GNAT family N-acetyltransferase, with translation MYVKTLDNNKKLIKKTQEFLFKMIKEEFHLNYVPQYHYDIIELYKTYIKPQRNNFYIILNEDNEIIASLGIRAYDKDFKEFKKLYSKEDTSSLWRVFVKKEYRRCGIASKLVKIAEEFSKNNNYSKIYLHTQKTVKGSLDFWLAQRFNIVLNTDEELQTVHMDKKIGNIQNKIIKEKATSII, from the coding sequence ATGTATGTAAAAACCTTAGATAATAATAAAAAGCTTATTAAAAAAACACAAGAATTTTTATTTAAAATGATTAAAGAAGAATTTCACTTAAATTATGTCCCTCAATACCATTATGATATTATAGAGTTATACAAAACATATATTAAACCTCAAAGAAACAATTTTTACATAATACTAAATGAGGATAATGAAATAATAGCAAGTTTAGGAATAAGAGCTTATGATAAAGATTTTAAAGAATTTAAAAAACTTTATTCAAAAGAAGATACTTCAAGCTTATGGAGAGTATTTGTTAAAAAAGAATATAGAAGATGTGGAATAGCATCAAAACTTGTAAAAATAGCAGAAGAATTTTCAAAAAATAATAATTATTCAAAAATATATTTACATACACAAAAAACAGTAAAAGGATCACTAGATTTTTGGCTTGCACAAAGATTTAATATAGTATTAAATACAGATGAAGAACTTCAAACTGTTCATATGGATAAAAAAATAGGAAATATCCAAAATAAGATTATTAAAGAAAAAGCAACAAGTATTATCTAA
- the pyrI gene encoding aspartate carbamoyltransferase regulatory subunit: MKRPDLKIKPIKNGTVIDHITVNKSLYVLNILGLPSPEVKDITVAMNVSSKEMGRKDILKIENRELHPREVDQIALIAPKATINIIKDYEIVEKNKVQLSSEFVGIIKCTNPKCISNHEGEPINSKFSVVSTSPTELRCKYCDRIIKSKDIDLQFS; this comes from the coding sequence ATGAAACGTCCTGACTTAAAGATTAAACCAATTAAAAATGGAACTGTAATTGACCACATAACAGTAAATAAATCTTTATATGTACTAAATATTTTAGGTCTTCCATCACCAGAAGTAAAAGATATTACTGTTGCAATGAATGTATCTTCAAAAGAAATGGGTAGAAAAGATATTTTAAAAATTGAAAACAGAGAACTTCACCCAAGAGAAGTTGATCAAATAGCTTTAATTGCCCCTAAAGCTACAATTAATATTATTAAAGATTATGAAATAGTAGAAAAAAATAAAGTTCAACTTTCTAGTGAATTTGTTGGAATAATTAAATGTACTAATCCAAAATGTATTAGTAATCATGAAGGAGAACCAATAAATTCTAAATTTTCCGTAGTCAGTACATCACCTACAGAGTTAAGATGTAAATACTGTGATAGAATTATTAAATCAAAAGACATTGATTTACAATTCTCATAA
- a CDS encoding protein translocase subunit SecF, whose translation MLKKFMDNYKLLIIVPIVIAILSFGCIHFVGIEQGVDLSGGTMAEVNLNSQMSTSELSSDLQNSLHVDEVKVIDNGNNKYTVELSKKIDVGQFKQALQGKGTVTSYNTVGPVLSKEAMNQVYWALLFAFVFMAVTILIVFREIVPAFAVILSAFLDIVFAAGGMAVFKVPLSVASVGALLMLIGYSVDTDILLTTRLLKRRNGTVVERATESMKTGLTMSFSAIAAMAVLYIVTVVLMPQAKTLSEISLVLIFGLVADIINTWFMNLGILRKYIDFKEEKKHHRKTKTKGVGL comes from the coding sequence ATGTTAAAAAAGTTTATGGATAACTATAAACTATTAATAATCGTTCCTATTGTCATAGCTATTTTATCTTTTGGATGTATTCATTTTGTAGGTATAGAACAAGGAGTAGACCTTAGTGGTGGTACCATGGCTGAGGTTAATTTAAATTCCCAAATGTCTACTAGTGAGTTATCTAGTGACTTACAAAATAGTCTACATGTAGATGAAGTTAAGGTAATTGATAATGGTAATAATAAATATACTGTTGAATTATCTAAAAAAATAGACGTAGGACAATTTAAACAAGCACTACAGGGAAAAGGAACTGTAACTAGTTATAATACTGTTGGTCCTGTTTTAAGTAAAGAAGCAATGAATCAAGTATATTGGGCATTACTCTTTGCATTTGTATTTATGGCTGTAACAATTCTTATTGTATTTAGGGAAATTGTTCCAGCATTTGCAGTAATTTTATCTGCATTTTTAGATATTGTTTTTGCTGCTGGAGGAATGGCTGTATTTAAAGTTCCTTTATCTGTTGCATCTGTAGGTGCTTTACTGATGTTAATAGGTTATAGTGTAGATACTGATATTCTGTTAACAACCCGTCTTTTAAAACGTAGAAATGGAACTGTAGTTGAAAGAGCAACAGAATCTATGAAAACTGGTTTAACTATGTCTTTTTCAGCTATTGCTGCTATGGCAGTTTTATACATTGTAACTGTTGTATTAATGCCACAAGCTAAAACTTTAAGTGAAATTTCTTTAGTTTTAATATTTGGTTTAGTTGCAGATATTATAAACACTTGGTTTATGAACCTTGGAATATTAAGGAAATATATTGACTTTAAAGAAGAGAAAAAACATCATAGAAAAACTAAAACAAAAGGAGTGGGATTATGA
- the argC gene encoding N-acetyl-gamma-glutamyl-phosphate reductase, whose amino-acid sequence MVNVAIIGASGYTGGELIRLLYNHPEVEITTVTSRKNDGKEIYKVHPNLRGLDLKFENKDPKDLDEDIVFTATPHGASMKIIPDIIENTDAKVIDLSGDYRFDDYAVYEDWYPFKHTPYIPSVYGLPEIHREEIKKSRLVGNPGCFTTGAILSGYPLSDEKLADRMIFDSKTGVSGAGISPSETTHYPNIADNVNPYKITTHRHTPEIAQELNRFSNVKVSFTPILVPVIRGIYTTNHVLFNEDAGFSFNTQEEREDIGKQVCEIYKEHYDNEPFVKVLDYGEIPKLSSVRGSNYVHIGGFEVDRSGQLVVLSAIDNLVKGAGGQAIENMNLLCGFNEKLGLDFFGVHP is encoded by the coding sequence ATGGTTAATGTAGCTATTATAGGGGCAAGTGGATATACTGGTGGAGAATTAATTAGATTATTATACAATCATCCAGAAGTTGAAATTACAACAGTAACTTCAAGAAAAAATGATGGTAAAGAAATTTACAAAGTTCATCCGAACCTTAGAGGTTTAGATTTAAAATTTGAAAATAAAGATCCTAAAGATTTAGATGAAGATATTGTATTTACTGCAACTCCACATGGAGCAAGTATGAAAATTATTCCAGATATAATTGAAAATACTGATGCAAAAGTTATTGATTTAAGTGGAGATTATAGGTTTGATGATTATGCTGTTTATGAAGATTGGTATCCATTTAAACATACACCATATATTCCAAGTGTATATGGTCTTCCAGAAATCCACAGAGAAGAAATTAAAAAATCTAGATTAGTTGGTAATCCTGGATGTTTTACAACTGGTGCAATTTTATCTGGTTATCCATTATCTGATGAAAAATTAGCAGATAGGATGATTTTTGATTCAAAAACTGGAGTTAGTGGTGCAGGTATTAGTCCTTCTGAAACAACACATTATCCAAACATTGCAGATAATGTAAATCCTTATAAAATAACTACACATAGACATACTCCAGAAATAGCTCAAGAACTTAATAGATTTTCTAATGTTAAAGTATCTTTTACACCTATTCTTGTTCCTGTAATAAGAGGTATTTATACAACTAACCATGTTCTTTTTAATGAAGATGCTGGTTTTAGTTTTAATACTCAAGAAGAAAGAGAAGATATTGGAAAACAAGTTTGTGAAATATATAAAGAACATTATGATAATGAACCATTTGTTAAAGTTTTAGATTATGGTGAGATTCCAAAATTAAGTTCTGTTCGTGGATCTAATTATGTTCATATTGGTGGATTTGAAGTTGATAGAAGTGGTCAACTTGTAGTTTTATCTGCTATTGATAACCTTGTAAAAGGTGCAGGTGGTCAAGCTATTGAAAATATGAATCTTTTATGTGGATTTAATGAAAAATTAGGTCTTGACTTCTTTGGAGTTCATCCTTAA
- a CDS encoding FAD-dependent oxidoreductase, translating into MVLIIGSGAGGGILGLELAKANIPVTIVEKGPLIDSKDAFDYYNDPVDGMDLLATTCVGGNTIVSAGNGVRSCEDMLADYGIDLSEEYDEIEKQINIHQMDDSHIGKGTQLFIDSAKELGLNVSKMPKFIYEDKCIQCGKCAYGCPNNAKWTSADFVKEAVDNGAKLLSNSPVTNVLVEDNKVVGIEITKEDGEVETIKDDLVVLCAGAVTDARLLQKLGIPAGQQFTTDPFVSVGAVIKDIGFNKEVTMNALVKGEHFVLAPHYSSKYLDSRVADDNLKPEDILSIMVKIPDEGLGYVNADEVVKYNSIRDVQYLAEGAATAGAILQNAGAESVFVSTVFRSAHPGGTAPIGTIVDSNLKTKIEGLYVSDGSVFPRAPGAPPILAILALSKRLSKYLIKELQ; encoded by the coding sequence ATGGTACTTATTATTGGTTCTGGTGCAGGAGGAGGAATATTAGGTTTAGAACTTGCAAAAGCAAATATTCCTGTAACTATTGTTGAAAAAGGACCATTAATAGATAGTAAAGATGCATTTGATTACTATAATGATCCTGTTGATGGTATGGATTTACTTGCTACTACTTGTGTAGGTGGTAATACTATAGTTTCAGCAGGTAATGGTGTCAGATCATGTGAAGATATGTTAGCAGATTATGGTATTGATTTGTCTGAAGAATATGATGAAATTGAAAAACAAATCAATATTCATCAAATGGATGATAGTCATATAGGTAAAGGAACTCAATTATTCATTGATTCTGCAAAAGAATTAGGTTTAAATGTTTCTAAGATGCCTAAATTTATCTATGAAGATAAATGTATTCAATGTGGTAAATGTGCATATGGTTGTCCAAACAATGCTAAATGGACTTCTGCTGATTTTGTAAAAGAAGCAGTTGATAATGGAGCAAAATTACTTAGTAATTCTCCAGTAACTAATGTTTTAGTAGAAGATAATAAAGTAGTTGGTATAGAAATTACAAAAGAAGATGGTGAAGTTGAAACTATTAAAGATGATTTAGTAGTTTTATGTGCAGGTGCTGTAACTGATGCACGTCTTCTTCAAAAATTAGGTATTCCAGCAGGTCAACAATTTACTACTGATCCATTTGTAAGTGTTGGTGCTGTAATTAAAGATATTGGATTTAATAAAGAAGTTACTATGAATGCTTTAGTAAAAGGAGAACATTTTGTACTTGCACCTCATTATTCATCTAAATATTTAGATAGTCGTGTTGCAGATGATAATTTAAAACCAGAAGATATTCTTAGTATTATGGTTAAAATCCCTGATGAAGGTTTAGGTTATGTTAATGCTGATGAAGTTGTTAAATATAACTCAATAAGGGATGTTCAATATCTTGCTGAAGGTGCTGCTACTGCAGGTGCTATTTTACAGAATGCTGGTGCTGAATCTGTATTTGTTTCAACTGTATTTAGAAGTGCTCACCCAGGAGGTACTGCTCCTATTGGAACTATTGTAGATAGTAATCTTAAAACAAAAATTGAAGGTTTATATGTATCTGATGGAAGTGTTTTCCCAAGAGCTCCAGGTGCACCACCTATTTTAGCAATTCTTGCTTTATCTAAAAGACTTTCAAAATATTTAATTAAAGAATTACAATAG
- a CDS encoding heavy metal translocating P-type ATPase, whose amino-acid sequence MKYEIVYDKGTRLRVLSGRVAFTKEEGWGIATSLLDYDFITDVKTSHRNGSILIYYQDRSQKQRILNILDNIKYEDLYEAEPPTNKSKIRELENKFFMQLSKIVIKRYLYKIILPIPIRKLRLFVHAIPYVLKGLDSLTSFNVDVALLDASAISGSLHEKSYSSAGSMMFLLFISDLLEEYTMQKTKDTLKDSLALNVDTVWLLKTDENGEETEISYPLSKVQKGDIIVIRMGSIIPIDGTVVSGDAMINESSMTGESFAVHKTEGKTVHAGTVVEEGTIHVKAISVNEGTRLNKIVDMIENSEDLKAGIHSKAERLADSIVPYTFLLTGLTYLFTRDRVKTLSVLMVDFSCAIKLTTPLTIISAMREASDNKMMIKGGKFLENYANANTIVFDKTGTLTNASPKLEKVIPMGSLSRDEVLRISACIEEHFAHSVATAIVNQAKAEGLHHEEDHSEVEYIVAHGISTHYNEKLAIIGSYHFVCEDEGVKFTKKQEKIIKENLESYSVIYLAIDGKLEGILCIDDPVRKEAKDVISQLKSLGIENVIMLTGDSENAARAIANDLGITRYKSQVLPEDKAHIIEEIKAEGNQVIMVGDGINDSPALSAANVSVSMRNSSDIAREVADISLLSDDLYDLVTLRYLSKGMLEKIDNNYQKILWINGTLIALGIIGLIQPNMSSIIHNLSTMLLGVESTKPVLSDNYDRKKVESST is encoded by the coding sequence ATGAAGTATGAAATAGTTTATGATAAAGGTACTCGTCTTCGTGTTCTAAGTGGAAGAGTAGCTTTTACAAAAGAAGAAGGGTGGGGTATTGCTACTTCACTTTTAGATTATGATTTTATTACTGATGTTAAAACATCTCATAGAAATGGTAGTATTTTAATTTATTATCAAGACAGAAGTCAAAAACAAAGAATTCTTAATATTTTAGATAATATTAAATATGAAGATTTGTATGAAGCGGAACCTCCAACAAATAAAAGTAAAATAAGGGAATTAGAAAATAAATTCTTCATGCAACTATCTAAAATAGTTATAAAAAGGTATTTATATAAAATTATTTTACCAATTCCAATAAGAAAACTTAGGTTATTTGTACATGCTATTCCTTATGTATTAAAAGGTTTAGATAGTTTAACTAGTTTTAATGTTGATGTAGCACTTTTAGACGCATCTGCTATTAGTGGATCTTTACATGAAAAAAGTTATAGTTCTGCAGGAAGTATGATGTTTTTACTTTTTATATCTGATCTTCTTGAAGAGTATACTATGCAAAAAACTAAAGATACTCTAAAAGATAGTCTAGCTCTTAATGTTGATACAGTATGGCTTTTAAAAACTGATGAAAATGGAGAGGAAACAGAGATTTCTTATCCATTATCTAAGGTTCAAAAAGGAGATATTATTGTAATAAGAATGGGTTCAATTATTCCTATTGATGGTACTGTTGTTTCTGGAGATGCTATGATAAATGAATCTTCAATGACTGGAGAATCATTTGCAGTACATAAAACTGAAGGTAAAACTGTTCATGCAGGAACAGTGGTAGAAGAAGGAACTATTCATGTTAAAGCTATTTCAGTTAATGAAGGTACTAGACTTAATAAAATAGTTGATATGATTGAAAACTCAGAAGATCTTAAAGCAGGAATACATTCTAAAGCAGAAAGATTAGCTGATTCCATTGTACCATATACTTTCCTTTTAACTGGATTAACTTATTTATTTACTAGAGATAGAGTCAAGACTCTTTCTGTTTTAATGGTTGATTTTTCATGTGCAATTAAATTAACAACACCACTTACAATTATCTCTGCAATGCGTGAAGCATCTGATAATAAAATGATGATTAAAGGCGGTAAATTCCTTGAAAATTATGCAAATGCAAATACTATTGTATTTGATAAAACTGGTACATTAACAAATGCAAGTCCTAAACTTGAAAAAGTAATTCCAATGGGTAGTTTAAGTCGTGATGAAGTACTTAGAATTTCTGCTTGTATTGAGGAGCATTTTGCTCATAGTGTTGCAACTGCAATTGTTAATCAAGCAAAAGCTGAAGGTTTACATCATGAAGAAGACCACTCTGAAGTAGAGTATATTGTTGCTCATGGTATTTCAACACATTATAATGAAAAACTTGCTATTATTGGTAGTTACCATTTTGTTTGTGAAGATGAAGGAGTTAAATTTACTAAAAAACAAGAAAAAATTATTAAAGAAAATCTTGAATCTTATTCAGTAATATATTTAGCTATTGATGGAAAACTTGAAGGTATTCTATGTATTGATGATCCTGTAAGAAAAGAAGCTAAAGATGTTATTAGTCAACTTAAATCATTAGGTATAGAAAATGTTATTATGTTAACTGGTGATAGTGAAAATGCTGCAAGGGCAATTGCTAATGACTTAGGTATTACAAGATATAAATCTCAAGTTTTACCTGAAGATAAAGCTCATATCATTGAAGAAATTAAAGCTGAAGGTAATCAAGTAATTATGGTTGGTGATGGTATTAATGACTCACCTGCATTATCTGCTGCAAATGTATCTGTATCAATGAGAAACTCTTCTGATATTGCTCGTGAAGTTGCAGATATATCATTACTTTCTGATGATTTATATGACTTAGTTACCTTAAGATACCTATCAAAAGGTATGCTTGAAAAAATAGATAATAATTACCAAAAAATACTTTGGATTAATGGTACATTAATTGCATTAGGTATTATTGGATTGATACAACCAAATATGTCTTCAATTATTCATAATTTATCTACTATGTTACTTGGTGTAGAAAGTACAAAACCAGTATTAAGTGATAATTATGATAGAAAAAAAGTTGAGAGTTCTACATAA
- a CDS encoding flavodoxin family protein — protein MKALIIYYSQDNSTRIVAETLSNKLNTDIIEIKDKKPRTGFKNILTSNFDAIREIKTEISPLRVDVSPYDVVYFGTPVWSKKPSPAIITIIDRCDLRGKDVVIFATMSKSGGTATLDRMEEKVKARGGRVIERFSIKTKGKSDSYLKKYSEAYAKILDLSLYH, from the coding sequence ATGAAAGCTTTAATTATTTATTATTCACAAGATAATTCAACAAGGATTGTTGCAGAAACATTATCTAATAAATTAAATACAGACATTATTGAGATTAAGGATAAAAAACCAAGGACTGGTTTTAAAAATATTTTAACTTCTAATTTTGATGCTATACGTGAGATTAAAACTGAAATATCTCCTCTTAGAGTTGATGTTAGTCCTTATGATGTTGTTTATTTTGGAACACCTGTTTGGTCTAAAAAACCAAGTCCTGCAATAATTACTATTATTGATAGATGTGATTTAAGAGGAAAAGATGTTGTTATTTTTGCTACAATGTCAAAATCTGGTGGAACTGCTACTTTAGATAGGATGGAAGAGAAGGTAAAAGCTCGTGGTGGTAGGGTTATTGAAAGATTTAGTATTAAAACTAAAGGTAAATCTGATTCTTATCTTAAAAAATATAGTGAAGCTTATGCAAAAATCTTAGATTTAAGTTTATATCATTAA
- the hisA gene encoding 1-(5-phosphoribosyl)-5-[(5-phosphoribosylamino)methylideneamino]imidazole-4-carboxamide isomerase has translation MSFEEGKMQIMPAVDIKNGKCVQLVQGKPGSEQVIIDNPEEVAKKWEDIGAEVVHVIDLDGTIDGKSNLPLIKKIYDNVSVPIQLGGGIRSVEYAGKLLDIGIERVIIGTMGIKHPETISELSDEYDKDRIMISLDSKDSKVVIKGWQEKIDKSPVELSKEFANNGAGSILFTNVDVEGLLGGFYTDPVVDLVKSSPIPVVYSGGVSSIDDLKQLQKTGVKGVVIGSALYKNKIDLKEALNYQDIKL, from the coding sequence ATGTCATTTGAAGAAGGAAAAATGCAGATTATGCCTGCAGTAGATATTAAAAATGGTAAATGTGTACAACTTGTTCAAGGAAAACCTGGTAGTGAGCAGGTTATTATTGATAATCCTGAGGAAGTTGCTAAAAAATGGGAAGATATCGGTGCAGAAGTAGTACATGTAATAGATTTAGATGGTACTATTGATGGAAAATCAAATCTTCCACTTATTAAAAAAATCTATGATAATGTATCTGTTCCAATACAATTAGGTGGTGGAATAAGATCAGTTGAATATGCAGGTAAATTACTTGATATTGGTATTGAAAGAGTAATTATTGGAACTATGGGTATTAAACATCCTGAAACAATTTCTGAACTTTCTGATGAATATGATAAAGATCGTATTATGATTTCACTTGATAGTAAAGATTCAAAAGTTGTTATTAAAGGATGGCAAGAAAAAATTGATAAAAGTCCTGTAGAATTATCTAAAGAATTTGCTAATAATGGTGCAGGAAGTATTCTTTTTACAAATGTTGATGTTGAAGGTTTACTTGGCGGATTTTATACTGATCCTGTAGTTGATCTTGTTAAATCATCACCAATACCTGTTGTATATTCTGGTGGTGTAAGTTCAATTGATGATTTAAAACAATTACAAAAAACAGGTGTAAAAGGAGTAGTTATTGGTTCTGCATTATATAAAAATAAGATTGATTTAAAAGAAGCATTAAATTATCAAGATATTAAATTATAA